CCGGGGATAGGCAAAAGAAACCCCTTCCAACGTGAATGAAGGGCGCAGCATGCCAAAATCCATGCAGGTCTTTTCCGTCTGATTTTCGGAAGGCAGCATCATCAGCATGTCCAGCGCCTTGAGGGCCACATGCGAATTTTGCAGGCGGGTGAGCAGGGAGGCCATCTGGAGCAGCGGGGCCATGGTGCGCCCCACCAGGATATTGCAGCCGATAAGCGCGCCCATTGTCATGAGGCCATCAGATATGCGGTACACGCCCCACACCACCATGGCCACGGTAACCAGCTGGGTAATGAGCATGGAAGATGTGACCGCAAGGTTGTTATACTTGCGGGATTCGCTGTTGGAGCGGGCCGAAAGGCCTACCACAGATTCCCATAGCTTCTGCATACGGCTTTCGGCCATGCAGGATTTGAGCGTTTCCAGCCCGCCCACAATTTCCACCAGCAGGGCGTTTTTTTGCATGTTCTGCTTGTAGCTCGCTTCGGCGCTCATGCGCGAACGGTGCTGGAGCAGCAGACCAATGCCGATCATGATGGGCATGGCTCCAATGGACAGCAGCACCATAGGGCCACCAATGAAGGCCGTAAGCAGCAGAAAAATAACCAGAAAAGGCAGGTCGATGCAGGCAAGCAGGCTTGAGGAACTGAAAAATTCGCGCAGCTGCTCAAATTCGCGCAGGTTGTTGACCAGCGCGCCCGTGGATTCGGGCTTGGCGTCCAGCCGCATGGAAAGCACTTTTTCCACCAGCGAACTGGAAAGAACGATATCCGCATTGCGGCCAGCCACATCCACAAAATGGGTGCGCAGGGCCGAAAGCATAAAATTGAATAGATAGATGATGCAGATGCCGCTTGCCAGCACCCACAGTGTTTCTATGGCATTGTTGGGAACCACGCGGTCATAGACATTCATAACAAACAGCGGGCTGCCCACGGCAATGAGATTGATGACCACGCTGGCCAGGGCCACGTGCCTGTAGATGGGCGCGTAATAGCGCAGCACATCCCAGAACCAGCGCTTGCCGCGGGCAATGCTGAGGCGTTCGGAACGGTCATCCGGCGCAGCTTCCACTGCGGCAAAGAGCGCATAGCCGGAGTATTCGTCCGTCAAGGCCTCTACTGGCACCAACTGTGTGCTTTCACTGGTTTCCGGAAAAATCACCTCGGCCATGTCGCCGTCAAGGGCGGTGAGCACGCACGAACGGTCGTGGGAGAGCAACAGAATGCACGGCAGCACAAGGCCTGGAATATCTGCAATATCAGGACGATAAGCGATACGCCCGGCCAGCCCCGCCTTGCGGGCCGCCCGCAGGCAGGCCTGAGGCGTTACCTTGCTGCCCGAAAGCCCGGCCATAAGCACATGCGGCGACACTGCTCGCCCGCGCAAACGCAGCAAAACAGAAAGACTGCGCAACAAGCCGGGCATGAAGTCCACGTCTGAAGGCCGCAACGGCCCCATGCTCGGCGCAGTGCGCGGTGCCGGGGCAGAGCCGAGCCCTGCTGCGCCGGGGTCTTGCCCCGGTGTCGTGTCTGCTGTTTTTTGCGGAGCCCGGCTGCCGCCGGATTCCTGTTCAGGTGATGTGGGCCGTGCCTTTTCCTCTGAATCCGCGGAAATTGTATCCATGCATATTCCATTGATGCTGATGGGGATAAATCGGCATCAGCCTTTCGTTATCATCGCGCAGAGCGGCAAAGCCCTTCCCTTGAGAGGATTCACCCTACAGGCAAGAGTCACAAGGCGCGCCGCATGGCTCAGCTAATGATCCCGGCCAGGTAAAGAAGGGTTTGCGCCCTTAAAAAAGCGCCGCATGCCCCGGCTTAACCGGGGCATGCGGAAAGGATTATCAGTTGAACCAGCCAGGAGCGAACTCCTCGCGGGGATCTTCCGGTTCCTTGGGCG
This region of Desulfovibrio sp. genomic DNA includes:
- a CDS encoding type I secretion system permease/ATPase: MDTISADSEEKARPTSPEQESGGSRAPQKTADTTPGQDPGAAGLGSAPAPRTAPSMGPLRPSDVDFMPGLLRSLSVLLRLRGRAVSPHVLMAGLSGSKVTPQACLRAARKAGLAGRIAYRPDIADIPGLVLPCILLLSHDRSCVLTALDGDMAEVIFPETSESTQLVPVEALTDEYSGYALFAAVEAAPDDRSERLSIARGKRWFWDVLRYYAPIYRHVALASVVINLIAVGSPLFVMNVYDRVVPNNAIETLWVLASGICIIYLFNFMLSALRTHFVDVAGRNADIVLSSSLVEKVLSMRLDAKPESTGALVNNLREFEQLREFFSSSSLLACIDLPFLVIFLLLTAFIGGPMVLLSIGAMPIMIGIGLLLQHRSRMSAEASYKQNMQKNALLVEIVGGLETLKSCMAESRMQKLWESVVGLSARSNSESRKYNNLAVTSSMLITQLVTVAMVVWGVYRISDGLMTMGALIGCNILVGRTMAPLLQMASLLTRLQNSHVALKALDMLMMLPSENQTEKTCMDFGMLRPSFTLEGVSFAYPRQERLALEHVSLRIEPGERVGIIGPMGSGKSTLSKLLIGLYQPKEGAVKFGDVDIRQIPSMELRGRVGVLPQDVVLFYGSIRENIALGDPTINDHLILRAASLAGVTDFLRNNPAGFAAQVGEQGKALSGGQRQAVALARALVRDPEVLILDEPTSNMDTDSEMLLQKRLQSVIGGRTLVLVTHRLSMLRIVDRLIVMEGGQVKLDGPRDAVLQSLRDRSKKNVTNVQQAAPQEKAADTFAHAANA